From Roseibium alexandrii DFL-11, the proteins below share one genomic window:
- a CDS encoding DUF4212 domain-containing protein codes for MSENSSNNEYWSANMRIIKISLVIWALVSFGFGILLRPLLSGIPVGGTDLGFWFAQQGSILVFLGLIFFYAWRMNQLDREHGVDEE; via the coding sequence ATGTCCGAAAACTCATCCAACAACGAATATTGGTCCGCCAATATGCGCATCATCAAGATCAGCCTCGTTATCTGGGCGCTGGTTTCTTTCGGGTTTGGCATTTTGCTGCGCCCGCTGCTGAGCGGTATTCCCGTCGGCGGCACCGATCTGGGCTTCTGGTTTGCCCAGCAGGGTTCCATCCTCGTGTTCCTCGGGCTGATCTTCTTTTACGCCTGGCGCATGAACCAGCTCGATCGCGAGCATGGTGTGGACGAAGAATAA
- a CDS encoding TetR family transcriptional regulator C-terminal domain-containing protein, with product MTRRSFHRAPEAERRQDLITATLDCISELGLQGATVREVATRAGVTPGLIRHYFSSKDQMLQAAYREVMTGMTSKVADAADKGQSSARARLHDFIVANLTPPVADGRALSLWAAFISHVRVDPDFAEIHRESYLAFRSVLEALVADVLTEAGQAADTKRCQELAIAINGVIDGLWLEGTLVGDLFSETPLPGIAVRSVEVLLGGISLAADTQQT from the coding sequence ATGACCCGGCGGTCGTTCCATAGAGCGCCGGAAGCCGAGCGCCGCCAGGATCTGATCACTGCAACACTGGACTGCATTTCCGAGCTTGGATTGCAAGGCGCAACCGTGCGCGAGGTGGCAACGCGTGCTGGCGTGACGCCCGGTCTCATCCGCCACTATTTCTCCAGCAAAGATCAGATGTTGCAGGCAGCCTATCGCGAAGTCATGACTGGCATGACGTCGAAGGTCGCCGACGCGGCCGACAAGGGGCAATCGAGCGCCCGTGCCCGATTGCACGACTTCATTGTTGCGAACCTGACACCGCCGGTCGCCGACGGCCGGGCTTTGTCACTCTGGGCAGCCTTCATCAGTCATGTCCGGGTCGACCCGGACTTTGCAGAGATCCACCGGGAAAGCTATCTGGCGTTCCGGTCTGTGCTTGAAGCGCTTGTCGCTGATGTTCTCACGGAAGCCGGGCAAGCGGCGGACACCAAGCGATGTCAGGAGCTTGCCATCGCGATCAACGGCGTGATCGACGGCTTGTGGCTTGAAGGCACGCTGGTGGGCGATCTCTTCTCCGAAACACCTTTGCCGGGCATTGCTGTCCGGTCTGTGGAAGTCCTTTTGGGCGGCATTTCTCTTGCTGCCGATACTCAACAAACCTGA
- a CDS encoding adenylate/guanylate cyclase domain-containing protein, translated as MRFFQPTAKPQVSKSVAGAIAREEASGLSYVFWGRNLVLVLLAIWVALTLPFERSSLYLSAILAFAALGIVPYALRHHTGANTAPVLAFILLDAAALSFVLIVPTPFDFEGWTQQMNLRTPAFLYLGVFVVSMALSYKPTLVIWTGLAAAAFWSLGYLWVATQPNAIPFTSGDVLDEGLGPEMALAKILDPNAVGLSRLSNQVVFLVLISVILTIVVVRSRALVRRQVAAEAQRAMLSRYFSPNIVREFSEGRWEPDEPGNRPVAVLFADMVDFTSISEKLPPHELIALLRAFHGRLAKVAFEQDGTIDKFIGDAVMVHFGTPRTRPNDAERALRCAARMAEVIGEWKAEREREGAPPIGVGIGVHYGTAVVGNIGDEHKLEYTVLGDTVNVASRLEKLTREIGAQVAVSNELIEAVKRGGANPSVVAPDFLEAGVHDVRGRREPIEIWSLSCV; from the coding sequence ATGCGTTTTTTCCAACCAACTGCCAAGCCGCAGGTCTCGAAATCCGTTGCTGGCGCCATCGCACGGGAAGAGGCGTCCGGCCTGTCCTATGTCTTTTGGGGACGGAACCTGGTTCTGGTTCTTTTGGCCATTTGGGTGGCGCTCACGCTCCCCTTCGAGCGATCATCACTTTATCTCAGTGCTATCCTTGCCTTCGCTGCCCTAGGGATCGTTCCATACGCCCTGCGGCATCACACCGGTGCCAATACCGCTCCCGTTTTGGCTTTTATCCTTCTTGATGCGGCAGCACTGAGTTTTGTTCTGATTGTGCCAACGCCATTTGATTTTGAAGGCTGGACACAGCAAATGAACTTGAGAACACCTGCCTTTCTCTATCTTGGCGTGTTCGTTGTCAGCATGGCTTTGAGCTACAAGCCAACGCTCGTCATCTGGACAGGACTTGCAGCTGCCGCGTTTTGGTCTCTTGGATATTTGTGGGTCGCAACACAGCCAAACGCCATACCGTTTACGTCTGGTGATGTTCTTGACGAAGGTTTAGGGCCGGAGATGGCGCTGGCCAAAATCCTTGACCCCAATGCGGTTGGCCTATCACGATTGTCTAATCAGGTCGTGTTTTTGGTGCTGATTTCCGTGATCCTGACGATCGTGGTGGTCCGCTCGCGTGCGCTTGTTCGCCGGCAGGTCGCCGCAGAAGCTCAGCGCGCAATGTTGTCACGCTACTTTTCTCCAAACATCGTCCGTGAATTCTCGGAGGGCCGCTGGGAGCCGGACGAGCCCGGCAACCGACCGGTCGCCGTGCTCTTCGCAGATATGGTCGACTTTACGTCGATCTCAGAAAAGCTGCCGCCACATGAACTAATAGCTTTGTTGCGCGCCTTTCATGGGCGTTTGGCGAAGGTTGCCTTCGAGCAAGATGGAACAATCGACAAGTTCATCGGCGATGCGGTGATGGTTCACTTTGGAACTCCACGTACCCGCCCGAACGATGCTGAAAGGGCGCTCAGATGTGCTGCGCGAATGGCGGAAGTGATCGGCGAATGGAAGGCTGAAAGGGAACGGGAGGGGGCGCCGCCAATTGGTGTTGGGATCGGTGTTCACTACGGCACAGCAGTTGTCGGCAACATTGGTGATGAACACAAGCTGGAGTACACGGTTCTCGGAGACACGGTGAATGTCGCCAGCCGCTTGGAAAAGCTGACCCGGGAAATCGGAGCCCAGGTTGCCGTCAGCAACGAGTTGATAGAAGCGGTGAAGCGAGGAGGCGCCAATCCCAGTGTTGTTGCACCTGACTTTTTGGAGGCCGGAGTACATGACGTTCGTGGCCGGCGTGAGCCAATCGAAATCTGGTCACTCAGCTGTGTCTAG
- a CDS encoding 5-guanidino-2-oxopentanoate decarboxylase, whose product MGVVEKTVGEALIDLLEINGVDTVFGIPGVHTVELYRGLASSSIRHITPRHEQGAGFMADGYARVTGKPGVALVITGPGLTNTITAMAQAYQDSIPMLVISGVNTRDSLGHGRGMLHELPDQRAMMATLAVMSHTLLDPNDLPSVMERAFSVLKSRRPGPVHIEIPTDVMPQKITIEAWKPVIASGPRGAAAEVTYLAAKCRSAKRPVILCGGGSISAAQGIQRLAESLDAPLVTTVNARGMFAGHPLSIPASPSLKAVRALVSDADLVIALGTQMGQTDYDMYADNCFPELENLVRVDIDPDQLARGPSAALSILSTVDQLVTDLLSALPNHSAHCDGAARSKACREETFAALTPKMKAEIAVLETIRDTLPGCIIVGDSTQAIYSGNLYFEAGQPKGWFNAATGFGALGYGPPAAVGASLGEPGVPVVCIVGDGGFQFSLAEIGSAKDCEANVIFLVWNNDGYGEIRTFMEDSGIEPEGVTPSAPDFLKIAEGYGLPSIRLADVSELNDALIDMAKISGPALIEIHELETRGATA is encoded by the coding sequence ATGGGCGTAGTTGAAAAAACTGTTGGCGAGGCCCTGATCGACCTCCTTGAAATCAACGGTGTGGACACCGTGTTCGGTATTCCGGGCGTTCATACGGTCGAACTTTACCGGGGACTGGCTTCTTCTTCCATCCGCCACATTACGCCCCGGCATGAGCAAGGCGCTGGCTTTATGGCCGATGGATATGCGCGTGTGACCGGCAAGCCCGGCGTTGCTCTAGTCATCACCGGACCGGGGCTGACCAACACCATCACCGCGATGGCGCAGGCCTATCAGGATTCGATCCCCATGCTGGTGATCTCCGGAGTGAACACGCGGGACAGTCTTGGCCATGGCCGCGGCATGTTGCATGAATTGCCCGATCAGCGGGCTATGATGGCAACACTGGCCGTTATGTCGCATACGCTGCTTGATCCAAATGACCTTCCATCAGTGATGGAACGGGCCTTCTCTGTTCTGAAATCCCGCAGGCCAGGTCCGGTTCACATCGAGATCCCGACCGATGTCATGCCGCAAAAGATAACAATTGAAGCCTGGAAGCCGGTCATCGCCAGCGGCCCACGAGGAGCTGCCGCAGAAGTCACTTACCTCGCGGCCAAGTGCCGGTCAGCGAAGCGGCCCGTGATCCTGTGTGGTGGTGGATCGATCTCGGCAGCTCAAGGGATTCAACGGCTTGCCGAGAGCTTGGATGCGCCATTGGTCACGACGGTGAACGCAAGGGGTATGTTTGCGGGGCATCCGCTGTCGATTCCGGCAAGCCCGAGCTTGAAGGCAGTGCGCGCACTCGTGTCGGATGCCGATCTGGTGATCGCGCTTGGCACGCAGATGGGTCAGACCGATTACGACATGTATGCCGATAACTGCTTCCCGGAACTTGAAAACCTGGTGCGGGTCGACATCGATCCCGACCAGTTGGCCCGAGGACCATCAGCTGCGCTTTCGATCCTCTCCACCGTTGATCAGCTGGTGACAGATCTTCTGTCCGCTCTTCCAAATCACAGCGCACACTGTGACGGCGCGGCGCGTTCAAAAGCCTGCCGTGAAGAGACCTTTGCCGCACTCACTCCAAAGATGAAGGCAGAGATCGCGGTTCTTGAGACCATTCGCGATACGCTGCCGGGCTGCATCATCGTCGGTGATTCCACGCAAGCCATTTATTCCGGAAATCTCTATTTTGAAGCCGGACAGCCGAAGGGCTGGTTCAATGCCGCCACCGGTTTTGGTGCGCTTGGGTATGGTCCGCCTGCCGCGGTGGGGGCAAGCCTCGGTGAACCAGGTGTTCCGGTCGTTTGCATCGTTGGCGACGGTGGATTTCAGTTTTCGCTGGCCGAGATCGGGTCGGCCAAAGACTGCGAGGCAAATGTCATTTTCCTTGTCTGGAACAATGACGGATACGGTGAGATCCGCACCTTCATGGAAGACAGCGGGATTGAACCTGAGGGCGTGACGCCATCCGCCCCGGATTTTCTGAAAATCGCGGAAGGCTATGGCTTGCCGTCAATCCGATTGGCGGATGTTTCGGAGCTCAATGACGCGCTGATCGATATGGCTAAAATATCCGGTCCGGCACTGATTGAAATCCATGAACTTGAGACCCGGGGCGCGACCGCTTAG
- a CDS encoding transporter substrate-binding domain-containing protein, giving the protein MIKASFVATAVSVAAISGAQAQDVKVGVAAEPYPPFTSPDASGNWVGWEVEFMEAVCAEAKLNCVITPVAWDGIIPALTSGKIDMIVGSMSITEERLKTIDFSDKYYNTPTSIIGAKGDDFEATPEGLSGKILGVQVSTIHAAYADKYFAPAADDIKQYQTQDEANQDLAAGRVDAVQADAIALDAFLKSDAGACCEYKGNVADDTAILGAGVGVGLRKGEDELKEKINAAIAAIRTNGTYEEFSKKYFDFDIYGG; this is encoded by the coding sequence ATGATCAAAGCATCTTTTGTGGCAACCGCGGTGAGCGTTGCAGCAATCTCCGGCGCGCAGGCGCAGGACGTCAAGGTCGGGGTTGCCGCAGAACCGTACCCGCCGTTTACCTCCCCGGATGCCAGCGGCAACTGGGTCGGTTGGGAAGTCGAATTCATGGAAGCGGTCTGCGCGGAAGCAAAGCTCAATTGTGTGATCACCCCGGTTGCCTGGGACGGTATCATCCCGGCGCTGACCTCCGGCAAGATCGATATGATCGTCGGCTCCATGTCGATCACCGAAGAGCGTCTGAAAACCATCGACTTCTCCGACAAGTATTACAACACGCCGACCAGCATCATCGGTGCCAAGGGTGACGACTTCGAAGCAACTCCGGAAGGCTTGTCCGGCAAGATCCTCGGCGTTCAAGTCTCCACGATCCACGCGGCTTACGCGGACAAGTACTTCGCTCCGGCCGCTGACGACATCAAGCAGTACCAGACACAGGATGAAGCCAACCAGGATCTGGCAGCCGGCCGTGTCGACGCGGTCCAGGCAGACGCTATCGCACTTGATGCGTTCTTGAAGTCTGACGCAGGCGCGTGCTGCGAATACAAGGGCAATGTCGCTGATGATACGGCCATTCTCGGCGCCGGCGTGGGCGTTGGCCTGCGCAAGGGCGAAGATGAGCTGAAAGAAAAGATCAACGCCGCCATCGCTGCTATCCGCACTAACGGCACCTACGAAGAGTTCTCCAAGAAGTACTTCGATTTCGACATTTACGGCGGTTAA
- a CDS encoding DUF4437 domain-containing protein yields the protein MRYSSQAIASVFAATLTATSVSAQDQKSAEGVQVVPSSAVEFQPLNPARGDASPQAGVLWGDIREDVPTGTIIRFKPGFSSPPHIHNITYRAVVISGAVHNDDPSAELMWMGSGSFWTQPAGASHITAVREDAGLSSAFLEIQEGPYLVQPKDRAFANGEFPVNVEADNIVWIDAGDVSWVDAPGALEGENGPQMAFLWGNPSEGERNGTFLRLPSGFKGAIAGGDNWLRAVVIQGAVTHQTTAAEDSTPLDPGAISVRSR from the coding sequence ATGCGTTACTCCTCCCAGGCAATTGCCAGTGTCTTCGCTGCTACACTAACCGCCACTTCAGTTTCTGCTCAGGATCAGAAGTCTGCTGAAGGGGTGCAGGTGGTTCCAAGTTCGGCTGTTGAGTTCCAGCCCCTCAACCCGGCGCGTGGAGACGCCAGTCCGCAAGCAGGTGTCTTGTGGGGTGACATTCGCGAAGACGTGCCGACCGGTACCATCATCCGGTTCAAACCCGGCTTCAGCTCGCCGCCGCACATCCACAACATCACATACCGGGCTGTTGTGATCAGCGGTGCTGTTCACAATGATGATCCGTCCGCAGAACTCATGTGGATGGGGTCAGGCTCGTTCTGGACGCAACCCGCTGGCGCGTCTCATATCACAGCAGTGCGCGAGGATGCGGGGCTGTCCAGCGCTTTCCTGGAAATCCAGGAAGGTCCTTATCTGGTTCAACCCAAGGACAGAGCGTTTGCCAACGGGGAGTTCCCGGTGAACGTGGAGGCAGACAATATCGTTTGGATCGATGCCGGGGACGTGTCTTGGGTTGATGCGCCTGGGGCCTTGGAAGGAGAAAATGGGCCGCAAATGGCCTTTCTCTGGGGGAACCCAAGCGAGGGTGAGAGAAACGGGACTTTTCTGAGACTGCCATCAGGTTTTAAGGGAGCGATTGCCGGCGGAGACAACTGGTTGAGGGCCGTTGTCATACAGGGCGCTGTTACCCATCAAACAACTGCGGCAGAAGACTCCACGCCGCTTGATCCAGGAGCTATTTCGGTTCGCAGTCGGTGA
- a CDS encoding pyridoxal phosphate-dependent aminotransferase, which yields MRYASITDRLTHLGSGKWTVHLKAREMVDAGTPVIELTIGEPDIMPDKALLDEAERSMRAGRIRYSNGRGEPKIIAALTEKYRQRRPSISERNILCFPGTQTALFAVMLGLVEGGDAVLVPDPYYATYEGVIAATGAAMVPVPLRPENGFHLKPKDLEAAVTPNARVLLLNTPHNPTGAALTADEIAAIGEVCQRHDLWIVCDEVYEKLIFDRTFASPFDIEALQERTIAVSSISKSHAAPGFRSGWAVGPEEFCDRLLAVSETMLFGGQPFIADMTAMAVSGEFDTAERMRESYKRRAEILMEHLGGHGALRPMMPEAGMFLLVDVSGTGLDGETFATRLLDEKHVAVMPGASFGEQAAGFIRLSLTVADDTLREAAGRIATFADELAANVG from the coding sequence ATGCGTTATGCGTCGATCACCGACCGGTTGACCCATTTGGGATCCGGAAAATGGACTGTTCATCTGAAGGCCCGCGAAATGGTGGATGCGGGCACACCGGTGATCGAGCTGACGATTGGCGAGCCGGACATCATGCCGGACAAAGCCCTCCTGGATGAAGCTGAACGGTCGATGCGGGCTGGCCGGATCCGGTATTCGAACGGGCGCGGGGAGCCGAAAATCATCGCCGCGTTGACAGAAAAATACCGACAACGCCGACCAAGCATTTCGGAGCGCAATATCCTGTGTTTTCCCGGTACGCAGACAGCGCTTTTTGCGGTGATGTTGGGTCTTGTCGAGGGCGGGGATGCGGTGCTTGTGCCGGATCCCTACTACGCGACATATGAAGGCGTCATTGCTGCGACGGGCGCGGCCATGGTGCCGGTCCCCTTGCGTCCGGAAAATGGGTTTCACCTCAAGCCGAAAGACCTTGAAGCGGCCGTAACACCTAATGCCCGAGTGCTGCTTCTCAATACGCCCCACAATCCGACAGGGGCAGCGCTGACCGCAGATGAAATCGCGGCAATTGGCGAGGTTTGTCAGCGTCATGATCTCTGGATCGTCTGTGATGAGGTCTATGAGAAGCTGATCTTCGACCGCACGTTTGCATCACCCTTCGATATTGAGGCGCTGCAAGAACGAACGATTGCTGTCTCGTCGATTTCCAAGTCTCATGCAGCGCCCGGTTTCCGGTCTGGATGGGCTGTCGGTCCGGAGGAATTCTGCGACCGGTTGCTCGCAGTCTCCGAAACCATGCTCTTTGGCGGGCAACCATTTATTGCGGACATGACAGCGATGGCCGTTTCCGGCGAGTTTGATACCGCTGAACGCATGCGGGAGAGCTACAAGCGGCGTGCCGAGATTTTGATGGAACATCTTGGCGGCCATGGTGCCCTGCGGCCGATGATGCCAGAAGCGGGCATGTTTCTGCTGGTTGATGTCAGTGGCACCGGGTTGGATGGTGAAACGTTTGCAACGCGCCTTCTGGATGAAAAACACGTTGCCGTCATGCCCGGCGCCTCGTTTGGCGAACAAGCGGCCGGGTTCATTCGGCTTTCGTTGACGGTCGCAGATGACACATTGCGGGAAGCGGCCGGACGGATCGCGACGTTCGCTGATGAGCTGGCGGCGAATGTGGGATGA
- a CDS encoding ABC transporter permease has product MSDTKVTMPAYVPPPPRRLLEPHRIFLIAFFGVIVFCAIYFMRWDWLPKYQTRLLYGIGETLFLLFSTAAVGFLLALPIGLVQVTGPWPLAALARGFCTLIRGTPLLLQLWLLYYGLGSVFAQYPEIRQSMFWPYLRDAWPYGFTALMLSFAAYEGEVMRGAFAGVPRGELEAARAFGMNRFTMFRRIWLPRAFYRALPTLSGETVLQLKSTPLVATITVVDAYAVITRVRQDTFLVYEPLLLLALIYMCLTGILVLLFRYLESRIPSRGA; this is encoded by the coding sequence ATGAGCGATACAAAAGTCACCATGCCCGCATATGTGCCGCCGCCCCCACGCCGCTTGTTGGAGCCGCACCGGATCTTCCTGATCGCCTTCTTTGGGGTGATCGTCTTTTGCGCCATTTACTTCATGCGCTGGGACTGGCTGCCAAAATATCAGACACGGCTGCTCTACGGCATTGGCGAGACACTGTTCCTCCTGTTCTCAACCGCCGCTGTCGGGTTTCTGTTGGCCTTGCCGATCGGCCTTGTCCAGGTTACGGGCCCCTGGCCGCTTGCAGCGCTTGCCCGTGGGTTCTGCACATTGATCCGCGGCACGCCTTTGCTCCTGCAACTCTGGTTGCTCTACTACGGCCTCGGATCCGTCTTTGCCCAATATCCGGAAATCCGCCAATCCATGTTCTGGCCGTATTTGCGGGACGCCTGGCCTTATGGCTTCACTGCGCTGATGCTGTCTTTTGCGGCCTATGAAGGCGAAGTCATGCGCGGGGCCTTTGCCGGCGTGCCGCGCGGAGAGCTTGAAGCTGCCCGCGCCTTCGGCATGAACCGCTTCACCATGTTCCGCCGGATCTGGCTGCCACGGGCGTTCTATCGCGCATTGCCGACCTTGAGCGGCGAAACCGTGTTGCAGCTGAAATCGACGCCTCTTGTCGCAACGATCACCGTGGTCGATGCTTACGCGGTCATCACACGGGTGCGCCAGGACACCTTCCTCGTCTATGAGCCCTTGCTGCTGCTGGCGCTAATCTATATGTGCTTGACCGGAATTCTGGTATTGCTGTTCCGCTATCTTGAAAGCCGCATTCCAAGCCGGGGCGCCTAA
- a CDS encoding ABC transporter permease, translating into MAVDAGFLNLNLLALSPPGWGGVLLEGFAASLQLAVGGFSLGLMIGIAGAFGKLYGGPILRDLLEVYTTVIRAVPELVLILLLYYAGTDTVNALLGLVGLPRVDISGLAAGIFVIGVVQGAYQTEVLRGAIKAVPPGQIEAARAYGMSPLKTLRRITLPAMLPYAIPGLSNLWLIATKDTALLAVVGFSELTLVTRQAAGSTKAYMLFFCAAGLMYLTLTLVSNRVIAIIEKRARRGIAGPV; encoded by the coding sequence ATGGCCGTTGATGCCGGATTTCTCAATCTGAACCTTCTCGCTCTTTCTCCGCCCGGCTGGGGCGGCGTGCTTCTGGAAGGCTTTGCCGCGTCTTTGCAACTCGCCGTCGGCGGGTTCTCGCTCGGTCTCATGATCGGGATTGCAGGGGCCTTTGGCAAACTCTATGGCGGCCCGATCCTCCGGGATCTTCTGGAAGTCTACACCACGGTGATCCGGGCGGTGCCGGAACTGGTCCTCATCCTGCTCCTCTATTACGCCGGCACAGATACAGTGAACGCACTGCTGGGCCTCGTCGGCCTGCCGCGTGTCGACATCAGCGGTCTCGCCGCCGGGATTTTCGTGATCGGCGTTGTTCAGGGCGCCTATCAAACCGAAGTTTTGCGTGGTGCCATCAAGGCTGTGCCACCGGGGCAAATCGAAGCAGCGCGCGCCTATGGGATGTCACCGCTGAAAACGTTGCGCCGCATCACCCTGCCCGCCATGTTGCCCTACGCCATTCCGGGCCTTTCCAACCTCTGGCTGATCGCCACCAAGGACACCGCCTTGCTGGCCGTCGTTGGCTTCAGCGAACTGACGCTGGTCACCCGCCAGGCCGCGGGCAGCACCAAGGCCTATATGCTGTTTTTCTGCGCAGCCGGTCTGATGTACCTGACACTGACGCTGGTCTCGAACCGCGTCATCGCCATCATCGAAAAACGTGCCCGCCGCGGCATAGCGGGGCCGGTGTGA
- a CDS encoding ABC transporter ATP-binding protein — translation MEDVAPAIEVRDLFKRFGPLEVLKGVSMTANKGDVIAIIGGSGSGKSTFLRCINMLELPSAGSVTIHGEAIALKDDRHHGLRPADRKQIERIRSQLAMVFQSFNLWQHMTVLQNVIEVPVHVLGMKRDEAVEIAETLLRRVGLHEKQDVYPAFLSGGQQQRAAIARALAVQPLALLFDEPTSALDPELVGEVLSVIGDLAKENRTMVLVTHEMKFARDVASHVIFLHNGIIEEQGPPDQVFGDPKSERLKQFISSVH, via the coding sequence ATGGAAGATGTGGCGCCAGCCATAGAGGTGCGAGACCTCTTTAAGCGTTTTGGGCCTCTCGAGGTTCTGAAGGGGGTCTCGATGACGGCCAACAAAGGAGACGTCATCGCAATCATTGGCGGGTCAGGCTCCGGCAAATCCACCTTCCTTCGATGCATCAACATGCTCGAACTTCCAAGTGCCGGATCGGTGACAATACACGGCGAAGCCATTGCCCTGAAAGACGACCGTCATCATGGCTTGCGGCCAGCGGACCGCAAACAGATCGAGCGCATCCGCAGTCAGCTGGCCATGGTCTTTCAAAGCTTCAATCTGTGGCAACACATGACGGTGCTTCAAAACGTGATCGAAGTGCCGGTCCATGTGCTCGGCATGAAACGGGATGAGGCGGTCGAAATCGCCGAAACGCTGCTGCGCCGGGTCGGGTTGCATGAGAAGCAGGACGTCTATCCGGCCTTCTTGTCCGGCGGCCAGCAGCAACGCGCAGCAATTGCCCGCGCCCTGGCTGTCCAGCCGCTGGCACTTCTCTTTGACGAACCCACTTCAGCGCTCGATCCCGAACTGGTCGGGGAAGTGCTGAGTGTGATCGGAGACTTGGCGAAAGAAAACAGAACCATGGTCCTTGTGACACACGAAATGAAGTTTGCACGCGACGTCGCAAGCCACGTGATCTTTTTGCACAACGGTATCATCGAAGAACAGGGACCACCGGATCAGGTCTTTGGCGACCCGAAATCGGAGAGACTGAAACAGTTCATCAGTTCGGTCCACTAG
- a CDS encoding M20 aminoacylase family protein codes for MTKQTTNFDADLVATRHHLHSIPEIGLSEFKTSDYVTSELTAMGYEVTRGLGKTGVVATLRNGTSSRCIGIRADFDALPIKEETGADYASTHPGVMHACGHDGHTAMLLGAAKRLAERKQFDGTVHLIFQPAEENFGGAKLMIEDGLFERFPCDAVFGLHNDPDLPFGEFHFIDGPMMAAADECKITVIGKGGHGAEPQSTPDPIVCGASIIMALQSIVARNIHPMRQAVITVGAFNSGIASNVIPERAEMSLTVRAFDPDVRDELETRIRQVAEGQAASYGLKVAVDYERGYPPMVNPRKETDYMRSIARRFAGGDKVKTMQDPIMGSEDFAYFLEENPGCFFLLGTAKTDNDPPLHHPKYDFNDDVLPLGAAFWVDLAEDFLSGLDTAE; via the coding sequence ATGACCAAACAGACCACCAATTTCGATGCGGATCTGGTCGCAACGCGGCATCATCTGCATTCAATCCCCGAAATTGGCCTGTCGGAATTCAAGACCTCGGACTATGTCACCAGCGAACTCACCGCGATGGGCTATGAGGTGACACGGGGTCTGGGCAAAACCGGTGTCGTCGCAACCCTTCGAAATGGCACCTCCAGCCGCTGCATTGGAATTCGGGCCGACTTTGACGCCCTGCCGATCAAGGAAGAGACCGGCGCAGACTATGCCAGCACCCATCCCGGCGTGATGCACGCCTGCGGCCACGATGGTCACACCGCAATGCTGCTTGGTGCGGCCAAACGGCTGGCAGAGCGCAAACAGTTCGACGGCACGGTACATCTCATTTTCCAGCCAGCCGAAGAGAATTTTGGCGGCGCGAAACTGATGATCGAGGATGGCCTGTTTGAGCGATTTCCCTGCGACGCAGTATTTGGCCTCCACAATGACCCCGACCTGCCGTTTGGGGAGTTCCATTTCATCGACGGCCCAATGATGGCGGCAGCCGATGAATGCAAGATCACGGTGATCGGCAAAGGCGGCCATGGCGCGGAACCGCAATCAACCCCGGATCCGATTGTCTGCGGCGCGTCGATCATCATGGCACTGCAAAGCATTGTGGCGCGTAACATCCATCCCATGCGGCAGGCCGTGATCACGGTTGGTGCCTTCAACAGCGGCATTGCTAGCAACGTGATCCCGGAACGCGCCGAGATGAGCCTGACCGTCCGCGCTTTTGACCCGGATGTCCGGGATGAGCTGGAGACCCGCATAAGACAAGTCGCGGAAGGCCAGGCGGCAAGCTACGGCCTCAAAGTGGCCGTTGACTACGAGCGCGGTTATCCTCCCATGGTGAACCCAAGGAAAGAGACAGATTATATGCGGTCGATTGCCCGGCGCTTTGCCGGCGGCGACAAGGTGAAAACCATGCAGGACCCGATCATGGGCAGCGAAGATTTCGCCTACTTCCTTGAAGAGAATCCCGGATGTTTCTTTCTGCTTGGGACGGCCAAAACGGACAACGACCCGCCGCTCCATCATCCGAAATACGACTTCAACGACGACGTCCTGCCCCTCGGCGCAGCGTTCTGGGTGGACCTGGCAGAGGATTTTCTTTCGGGCCTAGACACAGCTGAGTGA